Proteins from a genomic interval of Pseudomonas sp. RC10:
- a CDS encoding efflux transporter outer membrane subunit yields the protein MNSPLRLSLLTLVLLTGCSLEPTYQRPDPPIDQQWPSNTQAPGMNDSKLAFQQDWRTFITDPRLRQVIDLALSNNRGLRQYAASVAESRAESDGAHAALFPSIGLNTYAGRSKIPPLVRTQGGGVSSGSTDNTFQATAGFTSYELDLFGRLRSQRNAADARFEATEADYQTARLGLIGEVASTWLSLKANQTLLNLAQSTFDSQQHYGELLRSSFNAGSTARIDVHQGDAMTNTAAVQVNTYRMKVAQNLNALRVLVGQPVPDQLLPEGDLGETLATADVPAGLPSSLIKRRPDILSAEALLRASNADIGAARSAYFPTLSLTGALGSLSGDFSKLLTGPAEFWQLAAAGSMTLIDGGRRRAVVDASHARYDANTAAYEGTVQNAFREAADALNARQEMLAQVAAQQRLVKDYQEAWRQSRLRFEAGLDSYFSTMDAQRSLFAAQQEYLTLELAREVNQVNLYKALGGGWTPPKLNVADAK from the coding sequence ATGAACAGCCCACTACGCCTCTCTTTGCTCACCCTTGTGCTTCTGACCGGCTGCTCGCTGGAGCCGACTTACCAGCGCCCCGACCCGCCCATCGATCAGCAATGGCCGAGCAACACGCAAGCGCCGGGCATGAATGATTCGAAGCTGGCCTTTCAGCAGGACTGGCGAACGTTCATCACCGACCCGCGCTTGCGTCAGGTGATCGATCTGGCCTTGTCGAACAACCGTGGCCTGCGTCAGTACGCGGCATCGGTGGCGGAATCCCGCGCCGAATCCGACGGTGCCCACGCTGCGCTGTTCCCCTCAATCGGTCTCAACACCTACGCAGGACGCAGCAAAATCCCACCCTTGGTGCGGACGCAAGGCGGCGGCGTGAGCTCGGGCAGCACAGACAACACCTTTCAGGCCACAGCCGGTTTCACGTCCTATGAGCTGGACCTGTTCGGCCGCCTGCGCAGCCAACGCAACGCCGCTGACGCGCGCTTCGAAGCCACCGAGGCGGATTACCAGACCGCCCGTTTGGGGCTCATCGGCGAAGTCGCCAGCACGTGGTTGAGCCTGAAAGCCAATCAGACCCTGCTCAATCTGGCCCAGTCCACCTTCGATTCCCAGCAGCATTACGGCGAGCTGTTGCGCAGCAGTTTCAACGCGGGTTCCACGGCACGCATCGACGTGCATCAGGGTGACGCGATGACCAACACCGCCGCCGTACAGGTCAACACGTATCGCATGAAGGTCGCGCAAAACCTCAACGCCTTGCGCGTGCTGGTCGGTCAGCCCGTGCCCGATCAACTGCTGCCGGAGGGCGATCTGGGCGAGACGCTGGCCACCGCCGATGTGCCTGCGGGCTTGCCGTCGAGTCTGATCAAGCGCCGCCCCGACATTCTGTCGGCGGAGGCCTTGTTACGGGCGTCCAACGCGGACATTGGCGCGGCGCGCAGTGCGTATTTTCCGACCCTCTCGTTGACCGGCGCGTTGGGCAGCCTGAGTGGTGACTTCTCGAAACTGCTCACTGGCCCCGCCGAGTTCTGGCAACTGGCGGCGGCCGGGTCGATGACGTTGATCGATGGGGGTCGGCGGCGGGCGGTGGTCGATGCCAGCCATGCGCGGTATGACGCCAACACCGCGGCCTATGAAGGTACGGTGCAGAACGCGTTTCGGGAAGCGGCGGATGCCCTGAATGCGCGCCAGGAAATGCTCGCGCAAGTCGCGGCGCAGCAGCGGCTGGTAAAGGATTATCAGGAAGCGTGGCGTCAGTCGCGGTTGCGTTTCGAGGCGGGGCTGGACAGCTATTTTTCGACCATGGACGCGCAACGCTCACTGTTCGCCGCCCAACAGGAATACCTGACGCTGGAGCTGGCGCGGGAGGTCAATCAAGTGAATCTGTACAAGGCGCTGGGCGGCGGGTGGACGCCGCCGAAGCTCAATGTGGCGGATGCCAAATAA
- a CDS encoding methyl-accepting chemotaxis protein encodes MSWLTNLKLKSKLLLAFSLCALITVVVGVLGQNGISRLYDLFKGTVENSMLSVTKVDSVKANVIATNRDFFKIIALSALKASPEEVNAVIQSLKENQAQADTDFAIYRKTPMEDDEKAAGDDFTRDWPAYMSAVQSTLSVIQSGDVEQGAKLAASNVTPTYRKTMGELKIIIESNARQAQESAQAGVETDSQVTWLLTIGSLIAVICAISLGLIVTRMITRPIYQSVESASHVANGNLTHVIASGGQDETGQLLRALSTMQGSLKGTVQQIASASDQLASAAEELTAVTDDSTRGLQRQNDEIQQAATAVNQMTAAVEEVARNAASASQVSTQTADDAVKGQQQVQQAVTAMNTMTVEINDSTQRVEALAGQIRDITKVLDVIRGIAEQTNLLALNAAIEAARAGEQGRGFAVVADEVRALAARTQASTGEIESMITLVRNGADEAVRAMGKSQAIATNTQTLATEAGLALERISEGVSQINERNLVIASAAEEQAQVAREVDRNLVNIQDLSAQTAAGANQTNASSQELSRLAVSFNTMVGKFTL; translated from the coding sequence ATGTCCTGGCTGACCAACCTGAAACTCAAGTCCAAGCTGTTGCTCGCGTTTAGCCTGTGTGCCCTGATCACTGTGGTGGTGGGTGTGCTAGGCCAGAACGGCATTTCTCGTCTGTACGATTTGTTCAAAGGCACTGTTGAAAACAGCATGCTGTCGGTCACCAAGGTCGATTCGGTGAAGGCCAACGTGATTGCCACCAACCGCGACTTCTTCAAGATCATCGCCCTCAGCGCGCTGAAGGCCAGCCCCGAGGAAGTCAACGCGGTCATTCAGTCGCTCAAGGAAAACCAGGCGCAGGCAGACACCGACTTCGCGATCTATCGCAAGACCCCTATGGAAGATGACGAAAAGGCAGCGGGCGATGACTTTACTCGCGACTGGCCCGCCTACATGTCGGCGGTTCAAAGCACGCTGAGCGTCATTCAGAGCGGAGACGTCGAACAGGGCGCGAAACTGGCGGCCAGTAACGTCACCCCGACCTACCGCAAAACCATGGGCGAGCTGAAAATCATCATCGAATCCAACGCTCGCCAGGCTCAAGAGTCGGCCCAGGCAGGCGTGGAAACCGACAGTCAGGTGACGTGGCTGTTGACCATCGGTTCGCTGATCGCGGTCATTTGCGCCATTTCACTGGGGTTGATCGTGACGCGCATGATCACTCGCCCTATTTATCAATCGGTGGAAAGCGCCTCCCATGTGGCCAACGGCAACCTGACCCACGTCATCGCCTCCGGCGGCCAGGACGAGACCGGGCAACTGCTCAGGGCGCTGTCGACGATGCAGGGCAGCCTCAAGGGCACCGTGCAACAGATCGCCAGTGCTTCGGATCAACTGGCCTCGGCTGCGGAAGAACTGACCGCTGTGACCGACGACAGCACCCGAGGGCTGCAACGTCAGAACGACGAAATCCAGCAGGCTGCAACGGCCGTGAACCAGATGACCGCCGCCGTCGAAGAAGTCGCCCGCAACGCCGCCAGCGCTTCGCAGGTCTCGACCCAGACGGCCGACGACGCGGTCAAGGGCCAGCAGCAAGTGCAGCAAGCGGTGACTGCGATGAACACCATGACCGTGGAAATCAACGATTCGACCCAACGCGTCGAGGCACTGGCCGGGCAGATTCGTGACATCACCAAAGTGCTGGACGTGATTCGTGGCATTGCCGAACAGACCAACCTGCTAGCCCTCAACGCGGCCATCGAAGCGGCCCGCGCCGGTGAGCAAGGCCGCGGTTTTGCCGTGGTCGCCGACGAAGTCCGCGCCCTCGCCGCCCGCACACAAGCCTCTACCGGCGAGATCGAATCGATGATCACCCTGGTGCGCAACGGTGCCGATGAAGCAGTGCGCGCCATGGGCAAGAGCCAGGCCATCGCCACCAACACCCAGACACTCGCCACCGAAGCCGGTTTGGCGCTGGAGCGCATTAGCGAAGGCGTCAGCCAGATCAACGAACGCAATCTGGTGATCGCCAGCGCGGCCGAAGAACAGGCCCAAGTGGCGCGGGAAGTTGACCGCAATCTGGTGAACATTCAGGACCTGTCGGCGCAGACCGCCGCTGGCGCGAATCAGACCAACGCGTCGAGCCAGGAACTGTCACGCCTGGCGGTGTCGTTCAACACCATGGTGGGCAAGTTCACGCTCTGA
- a CDS encoding response regulator, which translates to MLAWNQKTFLIVDDFSDFRSSVRSMLRELGVKEVDTADNGEQAIKACSQKRYDFILHDFNLGDGKKNGQQVLEDLMTDRLISHESVFVMVTAENSQAMVMSALEWEPDAYLTKPFNRASLAQRLEKIVQRKTLLKPILQALDRGKPAEVLAACVNLTKQDPRFAPLCLRYKADALRDLNQQEPLEAFLKSILADRPQPWAYSALGKLLFKRNRNAEAQTVYEEAIRTFNAMPVLFDGLADVLIASGDNRRAQKMLEEAVRLSPYAVRRQRLLGKLSLENQDFDGASRAFRQAVSQGQFSRFKDPETNLGLAQALISKGAERGFDARTRVEINQTLGDVAKEHTNDAGLQVRARLMKATSVASSDPEMAAKLTAQAMERLDGMEHFLSADAALAVASQLKQLGQEAAGAGILKSCAEIYGDDPAVMQNIARQTDDPEILGAGKAAIDLNMQGIRSYRAGKLGEAQDLFRQGLALQPKNISIALNMAQSLLHMGVQNLDAASLKECQNSLKMVGKMPETDPRYERYQKLRLKAFGE; encoded by the coding sequence ATGCTGGCCTGGAACCAAAAAACCTTTCTGATCGTCGATGATTTCTCCGATTTTCGCAGCTCGGTCAGGTCAATGCTGCGCGAGTTGGGCGTCAAGGAAGTGGACACCGCAGACAATGGCGAACAGGCGATCAAGGCCTGCTCGCAGAAGCGCTATGACTTTATCCTGCACGACTTCAACTTGGGTGACGGCAAGAAAAATGGCCAGCAGGTGCTGGAAGACCTGATGACCGACCGGCTGATCAGCCATGAAAGCGTGTTCGTCATGGTCACCGCTGAAAACAGTCAAGCAATGGTCATGAGCGCGCTGGAATGGGAGCCTGACGCGTATCTGACCAAGCCGTTCAACCGCGCCAGCCTGGCGCAGCGTCTGGAAAAAATCGTCCAGCGCAAGACCCTGCTCAAGCCAATCCTCCAGGCCCTCGACCGTGGCAAGCCCGCTGAAGTGCTGGCGGCCTGCGTCAACCTGACCAAACAGGACCCGCGTTTCGCGCCGTTGTGCCTGCGCTACAAGGCCGACGCACTGCGCGACCTGAACCAGCAGGAGCCGCTGGAAGCGTTCCTCAAGTCCATCCTCGCTGACCGCCCGCAACCCTGGGCGTATTCTGCGTTGGGCAAGCTGCTGTTCAAGCGCAATCGCAATGCCGAAGCGCAAACGGTCTATGAAGAAGCGATTCGTACCTTTAATGCGATGCCGGTGCTGTTCGACGGTTTGGCGGATGTGCTGATTGCCAGCGGCGATAATCGTCGTGCGCAGAAAATGCTCGAAGAAGCCGTGCGCCTGTCGCCCTATGCCGTGCGCCGTCAGCGTTTGCTGGGCAAGCTGTCGTTGGAGAATCAGGACTTTGACGGCGCCTCCCGTGCGTTCCGCCAGGCGGTGTCGCAAGGTCAGTTTTCTCGCTTCAAGGACCCCGAAACCAACCTCGGTCTTGCGCAGGCGCTGATCAGCAAGGGCGCCGAGCGGGGCTTCGACGCGCGGACCCGCGTGGAAATCAACCAGACCCTGGGCGACGTCGCCAAGGAGCACACCAACGACGCCGGTCTGCAAGTGCGGGCGCGTTTGATGAAGGCCACCAGTGTCGCGAGTTCCGATCCGGAAATGGCGGCCAAATTGACCGCGCAGGCCATGGAACGGCTCGACGGCATGGAGCATTTTCTCAGCGCCGATGCGGCGTTGGCCGTTGCGTCACAGCTCAAGCAACTGGGACAGGAAGCGGCCGGTGCCGGGATCTTGAAAAGCTGCGCGGAAATCTACGGCGACGATCCGGCTGTCATGCAGAACATCGCCAGGCAGACCGACGACCCGGAAATCCTCGGTGCGGGCAAGGCGGCGATCGATCTGAACATGCAAGGCATTCGCAGTTATCGCGCGGGCAAGCTGGGCGAGGCTCAGGACTTGTTCCGTCAGGGGCTGGCGCTGCAACCCAAGAACATCAGTATCGCGTTGAACATGGCCCAGTCGCTGTTGCACATGGGCGTGCAGAACCTCGACGCGGCCAGCCTCAAGGAGTGTCAGAACAGTCTGAAAATGGTGGGCAAGATGCCCGAGACCGACCCGCGATACGAGCGGTATCAGAAACTGCGACTCAAGGCGTTTGGCGAATGA
- a CDS encoding HAMP domain-containing sensor histidine kinase, with the protein MTDEDSGLDFSMVIASTVHDMKNSLASLIQAHGQWVKQLPEAHRGTPEQGVIDYEFAHLNGMLVQLLGLYKLGVNQLPLRPDYHELDDFIEAQLAFHQEVLASRGIVARYEVDDFGLPGFFDRELIGSVVSNVVINAIRYARKAVLITAGQVGEQLVISVNDDGPGFPEHMIEKQTDYVLGINQSSGSTGLGLYFAANIARQHQRQGVPGHIEIANGGELGGGVFRIFLP; encoded by the coding sequence ATGACGGACGAGGATTCGGGGCTGGATTTTTCCATGGTGATCGCCTCCACCGTGCACGACATGAAGAACTCCCTGGCGTCGCTGATCCAGGCCCACGGGCAATGGGTCAAGCAACTGCCCGAGGCCCATCGCGGCACGCCGGAACAGGGCGTGATCGACTACGAATTCGCGCACCTCAACGGCATGCTCGTGCAACTGCTGGGCCTGTACAAACTGGGCGTTAATCAACTGCCGTTGCGCCCGGATTATCACGAGTTGGACGACTTCATCGAAGCACAACTGGCGTTTCACCAGGAAGTCCTCGCCAGCCGTGGCATCGTGGCACGGTATGAAGTCGATGACTTTGGCCTGCCGGGTTTTTTCGACCGCGAGCTGATCGGCTCGGTGGTGTCGAACGTGGTGATCAACGCGATTCGCTATGCCCGCAAGGCGGTGTTGATCACGGCGGGGCAGGTGGGCGAGCAACTGGTCATCAGCGTCAACGACGATGGCCCGGGCTTCCCCGAACACATGATCGAGAAACAGACCGACTACGTGCTTGGCATCAATCAGAGCAGCGGCAGCACCGGTTTGGGCCTGTACTTCGCCGCGAACATTGCCCGTCAGCACCAACGGCAAGGCGTGCCGGGGCATATCGAGATTGCCAATGGCGGCGAGTTGGGCGGTGGGGTGTTCAGGATTTTTCTGCCCTGA